A stretch of the Acetomicrobium thermoterrenum DSM 13490 genome encodes the following:
- a CDS encoding molybdopterin-dependent aldehyde oxidoreductase, protein MKQYLRKSIKVNGCPHHVVASPDAMLVNIIRKQLGLTGTKLGCGSGQCGACEVIMNGKLVRSCIVRWDKVPEDAEILTIEGLGRPDKLHALQWAYVKTGAIQCGFCTPGFIMSSKALLDENPNPTREEVRDWFQKNRNACRCTGYVQIVDAVMLATKVLRGEEEMTDFSELTRDGKIWGSHYPRPSAVYKATGTWDFGDDIALKLPDETLFAACVCPETHHAIVKKIDFLEAEKMPGVYKVVTAKDIYANKGTNRIRGQVGSKTATTNGWERRILVEEGDKIRQWGEAVAIVCADTEEHARAAADAVKVEIEELPALLNVKDAMAPGAVKVHEDIPDIDGIPNVFNKRPIKKGNDPKEDLDKAPYVVEDEFYSSRQPHLTIETDCGFGYFDEEGRLTLQTKSICVYRHQLMIARGLGLPPSKIRVIQNNMGATFGYKVGPTNEHLIGACVIATGRPVYMRLDMKEHIVRTPKRSPFLMKIRVGADENGKLVGLEHTWYVDHGPYSESSQDLTNKGGQFMLASYRVNNIRGCGYTVFTNHKWCTAFRCYGGPQTYFGGELAIDMLAEKVGMDPLDFREKNLIQPGDTLPSGQRPEVYPLQAMVTHIRPLYEEAKKQAAALSTDKIKHGVGVAIGIYNSNDDGPDEANSHIELTKDGVILYNTWEDHGQGADMGCVGTAHEALKPLGLRPDQIKLVCNDTAKAPNSGAAAASRSQVMVGMAIMDSCRRLLDAMRKPDGTYRTYDEMIAEGIPTYYEGYYKATLRNVNGEVQHCTGMDDETGQGYPFANHMFGVFLAEVSVDVTTGEVKVDRMTLACDVGKINNYAVVEGQLYGGIAQGIGFALKENFEDVKKHNNLLACGFPYIKDIPDNIRLIHMESPREFGPFGASGTGEVPHSAPHAAIINAIHNACGIRLKTIPATSDRILKALEEAKK, encoded by the coding sequence ATGAAACAGTATTTGAGAAAAAGCATCAAGGTCAACGGATGTCCCCACCACGTAGTTGCCTCACCTGACGCAATGCTGGTCAACATAATTCGAAAACAACTCGGGCTAACGGGAACAAAGCTTGGATGCGGATCGGGACAATGCGGAGCATGCGAGGTTATAATGAACGGCAAGCTCGTGCGTTCCTGCATCGTAAGATGGGATAAGGTGCCGGAAGACGCTGAAATTCTCACCATTGAAGGCTTAGGAAGGCCCGACAAGCTTCACGCGCTTCAGTGGGCTTACGTAAAGACGGGAGCTATACAGTGCGGTTTTTGCACGCCGGGATTTATCATGAGCTCCAAAGCCTTGCTCGACGAAAACCCAAATCCAACCCGCGAAGAGGTGCGCGATTGGTTTCAGAAGAACCGAAACGCCTGCAGATGCACAGGTTATGTTCAGATCGTAGATGCCGTCATGCTTGCCACTAAAGTCTTGCGAGGCGAAGAGGAGATGACGGATTTCTCGGAACTGACGCGAGATGGAAAAATATGGGGAAGCCATTACCCGAGGCCAAGCGCGGTATATAAGGCAACCGGCACATGGGACTTCGGTGACGACATAGCGTTAAAGCTGCCTGACGAGACGCTTTTTGCCGCCTGCGTATGCCCTGAAACTCACCATGCCATAGTCAAAAAGATAGATTTCCTCGAGGCCGAAAAAATGCCCGGTGTATATAAGGTCGTGACGGCAAAAGACATCTACGCAAACAAGGGCACGAACAGAATAAGGGGTCAGGTGGGATCTAAGACCGCCACGACCAACGGCTGGGAACGTCGAATCCTCGTAGAGGAAGGAGATAAGATCCGCCAGTGGGGAGAGGCAGTCGCCATAGTTTGCGCCGACACGGAAGAGCACGCAAGGGCCGCCGCCGATGCCGTGAAGGTAGAAATCGAAGAACTCCCAGCGCTTTTAAACGTCAAAGACGCCATGGCACCTGGGGCAGTAAAGGTGCATGAGGATATACCCGATATAGACGGAATACCTAACGTATTCAACAAGAGGCCCATAAAGAAGGGCAACGATCCAAAGGAAGACTTAGACAAAGCTCCCTACGTAGTAGAAGACGAATTTTACAGTTCGAGGCAACCTCATTTGACGATAGAGACCGATTGCGGATTTGGCTATTTCGACGAAGAAGGTCGTCTGACGCTTCAGACTAAAAGCATCTGCGTGTATCGCCATCAACTCATGATAGCCCGCGGTCTGGGATTGCCGCCTTCAAAGATACGCGTCATACAAAATAACATGGGTGCCACATTCGGCTACAAGGTCGGCCCCACGAACGAACACTTAATTGGCGCCTGCGTAATTGCCACGGGAAGACCCGTTTATATGAGGCTTGACATGAAAGAGCACATCGTTCGCACGCCCAAGAGGTCGCCCTTTTTGATGAAAATTCGGGTTGGAGCTGACGAAAATGGCAAGCTGGTAGGCTTAGAGCATACCTGGTACGTAGACCATGGACCATATTCCGAATCCAGCCAAGACTTAACCAACAAGGGCGGACAGTTCATGCTTGCCTCATATAGAGTAAACAATATCCGCGGATGCGGTTACACTGTCTTTACCAACCACAAATGGTGCACGGCCTTTAGATGTTACGGCGGACCGCAAACCTACTTTGGAGGAGAGCTTGCCATAGACATGTTGGCTGAAAAGGTCGGCATGGACCCCTTGGATTTTCGCGAGAAGAACTTAATCCAGCCTGGCGATACCTTACCGAGCGGTCAAAGGCCGGAAGTTTATCCTCTCCAGGCCATGGTCACCCATATACGGCCACTTTACGAAGAGGCTAAAAAGCAAGCTGCCGCTCTGTCAACCGATAAGATAAAGCATGGCGTGGGCGTTGCCATAGGGATTTACAACTCAAACGACGACGGCCCCGACGAGGCAAACAGCCACATCGAGCTTACCAAAGACGGCGTGATACTTTACAACACATGGGAAGATCACGGACAGGGAGCAGACATGGGCTGTGTCGGCACGGCACACGAAGCACTAAAGCCATTGGGCTTAAGGCCTGACCAGATAAAGCTTGTCTGCAACGATACTGCCAAAGCGCCCAACAGCGGAGCGGCAGCAGCTAGCCGTTCTCAGGTCATGGTCGGGATGGCCATTATGGACAGCTGCCGAAGACTGCTTGACGCCATGCGAAAGCCCGACGGCACGTACAGGACCTACGACGAGATGATCGCCGAAGGCATACCCACTTACTACGAGGGCTACTATAAAGCTACCTTGCGAAACGTAAATGGTGAGGTTCAACACTGCACGGGCATGGACGACGAGACTGGACAGGGCTATCCCTTTGCCAACCACATGTTCGGCGTCTTTTTAGCAGAAGTGTCGGTGGACGTAACGACAGGAGAGGTAAAGGTCGATCGCATGACGCTGGCATGTGACGTGGGAAAGATCAATAACTACGCCGTCGTGGAAGGACAGCTATACGGAGGCATCGCCCAGGGCATAGGGTTTGCATTGAAGGAAAACTTCGAGGACGTAAAAAAGCACAACAACCTATTAGCTTGCGGGTTTCCTTACATCAAGGATATACCCGACAATATCCGCCTGATACACATGGAATCTCCCAGGGAGTTCGGTCCCTTTGGCGCTTCCGGCACGGGAGAAGTTCCGCACTCCGCACCTCATGCTGCTATAATAAATGCGATACACAACGCCTGCGGCATCAGGCTAAAGACGATTCCTGCAACTTCAGATAGGATACTAAAAGCTTTGGAGGAGGCTAAAAAATGA
- a CDS encoding DNA repair protein RecN, whose product MLEELHVKNIGGITTASLRLRGNFIAITGESGSGKSSLVRALELLAGKRAQANYLRVGEDNGEVEGAFQADHIPSLPEELQPQEGMWVVKRVVTSEGRSKSYIQGHVVPLNILSRSMVHFIHIQSQFSQLDLLDENSQLDLLDSYGGLELKQKKMDMATVFHRAVEMERRIQELTQRRKSVEERYNGADELTNLLKSLNPSLSSEYEWEDELRMIRDEISRRQELERILIAIEGGIASGGLEGEVESISGRLKAILNSEEIDRTVQNLLISLQQLTHKIQEVLENTPTIEELQHKEEELETKLGKLRKCKRIAKASSIEELVEYYNTAQKEISWLSESLVELERLKDELSKLKKDVSQHALDLRASRIKIARELEEAVNSHLKDLGMETTVLTIKVEELKKVRSSGAESISFMIEANGNVPSPISKIASGGELSRILLALQMALPEETLPKLLIVDEVEAGLGGKAALLAGLKLKELSTKCQIILITHEATIASLADQHFRVTKEGEESYVKELNEEERVQEIARMLSGTSEIKEAVVHAERLLRLRDE is encoded by the coding sequence GTGCTCGAAGAACTTCATGTCAAGAACATAGGCGGTATAACTACAGCATCTTTGAGGCTCAGGGGCAACTTTATAGCCATCACTGGCGAAAGCGGGTCGGGGAAGAGCAGCTTAGTGAGGGCCCTTGAATTATTGGCAGGAAAAAGGGCACAGGCTAATTATTTACGAGTAGGGGAAGATAACGGCGAGGTGGAGGGAGCCTTTCAGGCTGATCATATTCCCTCATTGCCCGAGGAACTTCAGCCTCAGGAGGGAATGTGGGTAGTAAAGCGTGTGGTTACATCTGAGGGGCGAAGCAAATCCTACATTCAGGGACATGTCGTGCCGCTTAACATCCTTTCCAGGTCAATGGTGCATTTTATCCATATTCAAAGTCAATTTTCACAATTGGATCTGTTGGACGAAAACAGCCAGCTTGACTTGCTCGATAGTTACGGTGGCTTAGAATTGAAACAAAAGAAGATGGATATGGCGACGGTATTCCACAGGGCCGTAGAAATGGAAAGGCGTATTCAGGAGCTCACTCAGAGGCGTAAGTCAGTCGAGGAAAGATATAACGGTGCAGATGAGCTAACCAACTTATTGAAGTCGTTGAATCCCTCGCTTTCCAGCGAATACGAATGGGAAGATGAACTGAGGATGATAAGAGACGAGATAAGTCGAAGGCAAGAGCTGGAAAGGATATTAATTGCTATAGAAGGCGGTATTGCCTCAGGCGGTTTGGAGGGCGAGGTGGAAAGTATTTCAGGGAGGCTTAAAGCGATCTTGAATTCGGAAGAAATAGATCGTACTGTTCAAAATCTTTTAATAAGCCTGCAACAATTGACTCATAAGATACAAGAAGTTCTCGAAAACACCCCAACAATCGAAGAGTTGCAGCACAAAGAAGAAGAATTGGAGACAAAACTCGGAAAGCTTAGAAAGTGCAAGCGTATTGCTAAAGCCTCATCTATTGAAGAGCTTGTAGAATATTACAATACCGCCCAAAAGGAAATATCCTGGTTATCCGAAAGCCTCGTCGAACTGGAAAGATTAAAAGACGAGCTAAGTAAATTAAAAAAAGATGTGAGCCAGCACGCGCTTGATCTACGCGCTTCTCGAATTAAAATAGCGAGGGAATTGGAAGAAGCCGTCAATTCTCATTTAAAGGATCTTGGAATGGAGACTACTGTGCTTACGATCAAAGTTGAGGAATTGAAGAAGGTTCGATCCAGCGGAGCGGAATCGATCAGTTTTATGATAGAGGCAAACGGCAATGTGCCGTCACCTATTTCCAAAATAGCCTCAGGAGGGGAATTGAGTCGAATTTTGTTGGCACTGCAAATGGCATTACCGGAGGAAACCCTGCCCAAATTGTTGATAGTCGATGAAGTGGAAGCCGGGTTGGGAGGCAAGGCTGCTCTGTTGGCCGGCCTTAAGCTTAAGGAGCTTTCGACTAAATGCCAGATTATACTCATAACCCATGAGGCTACCATCGCATCCCTTGCGGACCAGCATTTTCGGGTAACAAAGGAGGGGGAGGAATCTTACGTTAAAGAGTTAAACGAAGAGGAAAGGGTGCAGGAAATTGCGAGGATGTTGTCGGGTACTAGCGAAATAAAAGAAGCTGTAGTCCACGCAGAGAGATTGCTCAGGCTTCGCGATGAATAA
- a CDS encoding NAD(+)/NADH kinase encodes MDQILLIVNTRKSTALNLAYRLIGWGKKRTIGFVAPSHESAMLGLPEFDWNIETNPVKFGVVIGGDGTFLRASRMVMDYDIPLYGINVGRLGFLVTGNPDNAEEEIEKILSGACRIQKRQALKGSVTRKGSLVHVLYALNDLVITKGPLARLIEVESRVNDYFLSLLPADGIIVSTPTGSTAYALSAGGPILPPHVNAMVMVPICPHTLYARPLVLGSEDTISLIPKSDQKEIYLTQDGQLGYELMVKDRIDISIARDKCVSTIELKEDNYFDLLREKLQWGNVSVRQGEEDW; translated from the coding sequence ATGGATCAAATTCTTTTAATTGTGAATACTAGAAAGTCAACGGCACTTAACCTGGCATACAGGTTGATAGGATGGGGTAAAAAAAGGACGATCGGCTTTGTGGCTCCATCCCACGAGTCTGCCATGCTTGGATTGCCCGAATTCGATTGGAACATTGAAACCAACCCGGTGAAATTTGGCGTTGTTATTGGCGGAGATGGGACTTTTCTCAGGGCTTCTCGTATGGTGATGGATTATGACATTCCATTGTACGGCATTAACGTCGGGCGTCTGGGTTTTTTGGTGACGGGCAATCCAGATAATGCTGAAGAAGAAATTGAAAAGATCTTATCCGGGGCATGCAGGATACAGAAGCGTCAGGCTCTCAAGGGCAGCGTGACGCGAAAGGGAAGCCTTGTTCACGTGTTGTACGCCCTCAATGACTTAGTCATAACCAAGGGACCGCTTGCCAGGTTGATCGAGGTCGAGTCGAGAGTAAACGATTACTTTTTGAGTCTGCTTCCCGCGGATGGAATTATCGTATCGACTCCCACAGGATCTACAGCTTACGCTCTCTCAGCTGGCGGACCTATTTTACCTCCCCATGTAAATGCGATGGTCATGGTTCCCATATGCCCTCATACGCTATATGCCCGACCTTTAGTGCTGGGTTCGGAGGACACAATATCTCTTATACCCAAAAGCGATCAGAAGGAGATATATCTCACTCAAGACGGACAACTGGGTTACGAGCTAATGGTTAAGGATAGGATAGACATATCAATTGCCCGAGATAAGTGCGTTTCAACGATCGAGCTCAAAGAAGATAATTACTTCGACCTTTTAAGGGAGAAATTGCAGTGGGGCAACGTGAGCGTGCGTCAGGGCGAGGAGGATTGGTAG
- a CDS encoding TlyA family RNA methyltransferase: MSTSKERLDKLLVYRGLVDTRNKAAALILAGRVKANGELVSKAGTFVDIDCDIEIVQQDSWVSRGAHKLLKALDVFGVNPGGLVCIDIGASTGGFTHVLLERGAKKVYAVDVGYGQLAWSLRQDERVVVREKTNARYLRREDFDEDADLITVDVSFISLKLILPVLVDLLSKSGDIIALVKPQFEAGRDRIGKGGVVADPKVHEEVLRDLILWIERNVAFNASGLTHSPIKGPKGNIEFLLHLTLRKIQQSPLNFNEAVLAAHDELN; the protein is encoded by the coding sequence GTGAGCACTTCGAAAGAGCGATTGGATAAACTGCTCGTCTATCGAGGGCTTGTTGATACGAGAAATAAGGCAGCGGCATTGATTCTAGCGGGAAGGGTAAAGGCGAATGGTGAGCTTGTTTCAAAGGCTGGCACCTTCGTCGACATAGATTGCGATATTGAAATAGTCCAACAGGATAGTTGGGTCAGCAGGGGAGCTCATAAGTTACTCAAGGCGTTAGACGTTTTTGGCGTGAATCCTGGAGGTTTGGTTTGTATTGATATTGGCGCTTCCACAGGAGGTTTTACGCATGTATTGCTCGAGAGGGGCGCAAAAAAGGTATATGCAGTTGATGTAGGTTACGGCCAGTTGGCCTGGTCTTTGAGGCAGGACGAGCGTGTTGTGGTGAGGGAAAAGACAAACGCTAGATATTTGCGGAGAGAAGATTTTGACGAGGACGCCGACTTAATTACCGTCGATGTTTCCTTCATATCGTTGAAGTTAATACTTCCCGTCTTAGTCGACCTGCTGTCAAAAAGTGGAGATATAATAGCCTTGGTGAAGCCGCAATTCGAAGCAGGAAGAGATAGGATTGGTAAAGGCGGAGTTGTAGCAGACCCAAAGGTTCACGAAGAAGTTTTACGCGATCTTATTTTGTGGATAGAACGAAATGTCGCCTTTAATGCATCGGGGCTGACGCATTCTCCAATAAAGGGTCCAAAGGGAAACATCGAATTTCTATTACATTTGACTCTCAGGAAAATACAGCAAAGCCCTTTGAACTTTAATGAAGCTGTCCTTGCTGCCCATGACGAACTTAATTGA
- the dxs gene encoding 1-deoxy-D-xylulose-5-phosphate synthase, with translation MSLNYLGKIKDYRDLRHLKHIEKSRLCNEIRQMIIDVATENGGHLASSLGTVELTVALLSVYDPLEDKIVFDVGHQCYTYKILTGRKDRFSTLRQWEGISGFPKREESSCDHFNTGHAGTSISAATGYAKSRDLLRQKHEVIAVVGDSSISNGMSFEALNQIDELKTKVIIILNDNKMSINVPIGGLAKHLSHLSTNPSYRRAKEAIKSLCEGLPLGSALVAEALKKMKYQVKTMFQPINIFEALGINYWGPFNGHNIEELEEVFKLAKAFDESVLIHVITQKGKGYVPAEENPTKYHGVSAKKPNSSANSLSWSKASAQCVEKLAEKDDRIICLTAAMEEGCNLTGFKKKFPGRFFDVGIAEEHLLTYAAGLAAGGLRPVVFIYSTFLQRAADQLYHDIAMQRLPVLIALDRSGLVGEDGETHHGLLDISWYKSVPGLFIASPRDVIDLEYIFANLIEHSALPAIIRYPKGEAPFSLGRRDEDQPFEWIRSEILRQGEEVLLIGYGGTIPILLESCDKINNLLHINPTVVDLRFIKPLDLETLERLFSAHSCVVIAEETYSIGGIGEQLSKFAHEVNKGLDWIHIAIPDIYVPQGTRDEQLRYVGLSSDEVVKRVSEHFERAIG, from the coding sequence TTGTCATTGAATTATTTAGGTAAAATCAAAGACTACAGGGACCTTCGCCATTTGAAGCATATAGAAAAGAGCCGGCTTTGCAACGAAATAAGACAAATGATTATAGATGTGGCTACGGAAAACGGAGGACATCTAGCCTCATCTCTGGGGACTGTCGAATTAACCGTTGCGCTGCTATCAGTTTACGACCCATTGGAGGACAAGATTGTCTTTGATGTTGGCCATCAATGTTATACCTATAAGATATTGACGGGACGTAAGGATAGATTTAGCACGCTGAGACAATGGGAAGGAATTAGCGGATTTCCCAAAAGAGAGGAAAGCTCTTGTGATCACTTTAACACCGGCCATGCAGGTACGTCCATTTCAGCCGCGACGGGATATGCCAAGTCTCGTGATCTTTTGCGCCAAAAACATGAGGTAATTGCTGTAGTAGGAGATTCTTCCATATCGAATGGCATGTCCTTTGAGGCGTTAAACCAGATCGATGAACTTAAGACAAAAGTGATAATAATCTTAAATGACAATAAAATGTCCATAAATGTTCCAATTGGCGGTTTAGCTAAACACCTTAGCCACCTGAGCACTAATCCTTCGTATAGAAGGGCAAAGGAGGCTATAAAGTCGCTTTGCGAGGGATTGCCCTTGGGTAGCGCTCTAGTCGCAGAGGCGTTAAAAAAGATGAAATACCAGGTAAAGACAATGTTTCAGCCGATCAACATATTTGAAGCTTTGGGCATTAACTATTGGGGACCTTTCAACGGACACAACATAGAAGAGCTTGAAGAGGTATTCAAACTGGCCAAAGCCTTTGATGAATCAGTCTTAATACACGTTATAACTCAAAAGGGCAAAGGTTACGTTCCGGCCGAAGAAAACCCAACCAAATATCATGGAGTGTCTGCGAAAAAGCCGAATTCCTCGGCCAACTCTTTATCCTGGAGCAAGGCTTCAGCTCAATGCGTTGAGAAACTTGCGGAAAAGGATGATAGAATTATTTGTCTTACCGCTGCAATGGAGGAAGGTTGCAATTTGACGGGATTTAAAAAGAAATTCCCCGGAAGATTTTTTGACGTAGGTATTGCGGAAGAGCATTTGCTTACCTACGCTGCCGGCTTGGCAGCGGGAGGATTGCGACCGGTCGTCTTCATTTATTCTACCTTTTTACAGAGGGCGGCAGATCAACTATATCACGATATAGCTATGCAAAGGTTGCCGGTTCTTATTGCCTTAGATAGGTCCGGGCTTGTTGGCGAGGATGGCGAAACACATCATGGGCTGCTCGATATCTCTTGGTATAAATCGGTCCCGGGACTTTTCATTGCGTCGCCCCGGGATGTAATAGATTTGGAATATATATTCGCCAATTTGATTGAGCATAGTGCTTTGCCGGCCATAATAAGGTATCCAAAGGGAGAGGCCCCATTTTCTCTAGGTAGAAGAGATGAGGATCAACCCTTCGAATGGATAAGGTCTGAAATCTTGAGACAGGGGGAAGAGGTCCTTTTGATTGGCTATGGAGGCACTATACCTATCCTTCTGGAATCTTGCGATAAAATCAATAATTTATTACACATCAATCCTACTGTGGTTGACTTGAGATTTATAAAGCCATTGGACTTAGAGACGCTTGAGAGGTTGTTTTCTGCCCATTCTTGTGTCGTAATTGCCGAGGAGACCTACAGTATAGGGGGCATAGGCGAACAATTGAGCAAGTTTGCCCATGAGGTAAATAAAGGCCTGGATTGGATTCATATTGCAATTCCTGACATTTATGTTCCTCAAGGGACAAGAGATGAACAGCTTCGTTATGTTGGATTAAGCAGCGATGAGGTGGTGAAAAGGGTTAGTGAGCACTTCGAAAGAGCGATTGGATAA
- a CDS encoding polyprenyl synthetase family protein, translated as MSNVELKQIFESKKEKIDAYLENILNNDEIPDVLCQCIAYSLLNGGKRIRPVLSQITAEKLGIDPDGVLPLAAAIEMAHTASLIHDDLPCMDNDDYRRGKLTNHKVYGEAMAVLAGDSLLAYGFELCLQELPRLGFTQSNILNALKIFSHAIGPCGICGGQALDITQEGHEGEGEFLWKMCELKTATLLRASITASAALVGAGEKTMSCLHNYGTHLGISFQIIDDILDVTGSISELGKTPGKDAREGKLTFVALHGLERAKELAMEETKKAIDSILPLGPDFEVFLDIAEYIARRSK; from the coding sequence TTGAGTAATGTTGAATTAAAACAAATCTTTGAGTCGAAAAAAGAAAAAATAGATGCCTATTTGGAGAATATACTCAACAATGACGAGATTCCGGATGTCTTGTGTCAATGTATTGCCTATTCGCTTTTGAATGGAGGGAAGAGGATAAGACCTGTCCTGTCTCAAATAACCGCCGAAAAACTTGGCATTGACCCCGATGGAGTGTTGCCTTTAGCGGCCGCCATAGAGATGGCACATACTGCGTCTTTAATTCACGATGATCTTCCCTGCATGGATAATGATGACTATAGACGTGGAAAACTAACGAACCATAAAGTATATGGCGAAGCAATGGCCGTTTTGGCAGGAGATTCGTTGTTGGCTTACGGCTTTGAACTATGCTTGCAAGAACTGCCGAGACTTGGCTTTACCCAATCGAACATACTTAACGCCCTTAAAATTTTCTCCCATGCCATTGGACCCTGTGGGATATGTGGAGGGCAGGCTCTCGACATAACACAGGAAGGCCACGAAGGAGAAGGGGAGTTTTTGTGGAAAATGTGCGAGCTTAAAACGGCCACCTTGCTTCGTGCTTCCATCACCGCTTCGGCAGCACTTGTCGGAGCCGGTGAAAAAACAATGTCATGTTTACATAATTATGGGACACATCTCGGCATTTCCTTTCAGATCATTGATGATATACTCGATGTAACGGGAAGCATTTCAGAGCTTGGAAAAACGCCAGGAAAGGACGCTAGGGAGGGCAAGCTAACGTTTGTTGCCCTTCACGGGTTGGAAAGAGCGAAAGAGTTGGCCATGGAAGAAACGAAAAAAGCAATAGACTCGATTCTTCCATTAGGGCCTGATTTCGAAGTTTTTCTAGATATTGCCGAATATATTGCGAGGAGGTCTAAATAA
- a CDS encoding exodeoxyribonuclease VII small subunit, translating into MSFSKDIEELEKIIQRLEKEALPLEEAMSIFERGVALVRSCQAYLAEAEQKIMLVSEEGDETPWEPREEGEN; encoded by the coding sequence ATGTCGTTTTCAAAAGATATCGAAGAATTAGAAAAGATAATACAACGACTGGAAAAGGAGGCGCTTCCTCTTGAGGAGGCTATGAGTATATTTGAGCGGGGAGTTGCCTTGGTGAGAAGTTGTCAGGCCTATCTTGCCGAGGCGGAGCAAAAAATAATGCTTGTAAGCGAAGAAGGTGATGAGACCCCTTGGGAACCTCGAGAGGAGGGCGAAAATTGA
- the rpmB gene encoding 50S ribosomal protein L28 has protein sequence MSRVCDCCGRGPITGNKVSHSNRKTRRRWLVNLQVVNVDLGGGIKKRMKVCTRCLRSGLVKRAI, from the coding sequence ATGTCTCGTGTATGTGATTGTTGTGGACGAGGTCCGATAACCGGGAATAAGGTTAGTCATTCCAATCGCAAAACCAGGCGTCGTTGGCTGGTAAATTTGCAGGTCGTTAACGTTGATCTCGGTGGTGGTATCAAGAAGCGGATGAAAGTCTGTACTCGTTGTTTGCGCTCCGGTTTGGTCAAGCGGGCAATTTAA